One window of the Chryseobacterium camelliae genome contains the following:
- a CDS encoding acyl-CoA reductase, protein MHTENQVLGLTKLGRYIHTYLTESPESQAENYSELETVMRKSHMENPWFTIESQKFALEEWAGLLTGDTLRQWLQGYSVSETPKKVGLILAGNIPLVGFHDVISVILSNHIPLIKLSSKDRYMIPFLLRKWNEFSDSGIRYELVERLEDFDAVIATGSNNTARYLEYYFKNHLSIIRKNRTSMAVLKGDETDEELQLLAEDIFHYFGLGCRNVTRLFIPKDFLIDRLFENFLNFSDIINHHKYANNYDYNRAIYLLNQEKFWDNNFVMLKEDEKLFSPLSVINFSRYESLDDVREFLADHSQDIQCIVAKDELGLDSIPFGQAQHPGLDTYADNVDTMKFLEVL, encoded by the coding sequence ATGCATACCGAAAATCAAGTTTTAGGGCTTACGAAGCTGGGCCGCTATATCCATACCTATCTGACGGAAAGTCCTGAAAGCCAGGCAGAGAACTATTCTGAGCTGGAAACAGTGATGAGGAAATCCCATATGGAAAACCCGTGGTTTACCATTGAAAGCCAGAAGTTTGCCCTTGAAGAATGGGCCGGGCTCCTTACCGGAGATACCTTAAGGCAGTGGCTGCAGGGCTATTCGGTTTCAGAAACGCCGAAAAAGGTAGGTCTCATCCTTGCCGGAAATATTCCGCTGGTAGGATTTCATGATGTCATCTCTGTGATTCTCAGCAATCATATTCCTCTGATCAAGCTGTCCTCTAAAGACCGCTACATGATTCCTTTTCTGCTCAGGAAGTGGAATGAGTTTTCAGATAGCGGGATACGTTACGAACTGGTCGAAAGGCTGGAGGATTTCGATGCCGTGATTGCCACAGGGAGCAACAATACTGCGAGATACCTTGAATATTACTTCAAAAACCATCTGAGCATCATCCGTAAGAACAGGACTTCAATGGCTGTCCTTAAAGGCGATGAAACCGATGAGGAGCTCCAACTGCTGGCAGAGGATATTTTCCATTATTTCGGATTGGGGTGCAGGAATGTTACCCGTCTTTTTATTCCGAAAGATTTTCTTATTGACCGCCTTTTTGAAAACTTCCTGAATTTCAGTGATATCATCAACCATCACAAATATGCCAATAATTACGATTATAACCGTGCAATATACCTGCTGAACCAGGAAAAGTTCTGGGACAATAATTTTGTGATGCTGAAAGAGGATGAGAAATTGTTCAGTCCTTTATCAGTAATCAACTTCAGCCGGTACGAGTCCCTGGATGACGTTAGGGAATTTCTTGCAGACCATTCGCAGGACATCCAGTGTATTGTGGCCAAGGATGAGTTGGGATTGGATTCTATTCCGTTTGGGCAGGCCCAGCATCCCGGCCTGGATACCTATGCCGACAATGTAGATACCATGAAATTTCTTGAAGTACTCTGA
- a CDS encoding Bax inhibitor-1 family protein has product MFTNTLVAHSSDTEKADFYKKTYIHLALSVLAFIGVETILLRTVPVEVIAMMFGQRYTWLLIIGVFWLASVLASRWSLSQSRSTQYFGLGFYIVLEAVIFLPLIYMASATAGGQVIFQAAMLTIAMFAGLSIVAFTSKRDFSFLRNIMIIGGFIALGLIVAGAIFGFNLGLWFSVGMVILASAGILYETNKLQNTYTTGQYVGASLQLFASIMLLFWYILRILMSRRS; this is encoded by the coding sequence ATGTTTACAAACACTTTAGTCGCCCATTCTTCGGATACCGAAAAGGCAGACTTTTATAAGAAAACGTATATCCACCTTGCTTTATCCGTGCTTGCCTTTATCGGCGTTGAAACCATTCTTCTCCGCACAGTACCTGTAGAGGTTATCGCCATGATGTTTGGGCAGAGGTATACATGGCTGCTGATCATCGGGGTATTCTGGCTGGCTTCCGTGCTGGCAAGCCGCTGGTCTTTGTCGCAGAGCAGAAGCACACAGTACTTCGGTTTAGGATTTTATATAGTTCTTGAAGCCGTCATCTTTTTGCCGCTTATTTATATGGCTTCTGCTACGGCAGGAGGGCAGGTGATCTTCCAGGCTGCCATGCTGACGATTGCCATGTTTGCAGGATTGTCTATCGTGGCATTCACTTCCAAAAGGGATTTTTCTTTCTTGAGAAACATCATGATTATCGGAGGTTTTATTGCCCTCGGACTGATTGTTGCCGGAGCGATTTTCGGGTTTAACCTGGGCCTTTGGTTTTCAGTAGGAATGGTCATCCTGGCATCTGCAGGGATCCTGTACGAAACCAATAAGCTTCAGAACACGTACACCACCGGACAATATGTAGGAGCATCTTTACAGCTGTTTGCTTCCATTATGCTGTTGTTCTGGTATATCCTGAGGATTTTAATGAGCAGGAGAAGCTAG
- a CDS encoding DUF6952 family protein, which yields MKLPVIRQFYQNQTPENLEKTLEVLESFCEFRGTSEEDLNVAGELITNICGALEVHANVQNGMSEKDALNSFAQKVLGSIDK from the coding sequence ATGAAGTTACCTGTAATTAGACAATTCTATCAGAACCAGACCCCTGAAAACCTTGAAAAGACACTGGAGGTACTGGAAAGCTTCTGCGAATTCAGGGGAACCAGTGAGGAGGACCTGAATGTTGCCGGAGAACTGATTACCAATATCTGCGGAGCCCTTGAAGTTCATGCCAATGTGCAGAACGGAATGAGCGAGAAAGATGCTTTGAATTCATTTGCCCAGAAAGTATTAGGTTCTATCGATAAGTAA
- a CDS encoding thioredoxin family protein produces MYTELTEDTLQNIVNDNEKVVVQYGATWCGNCRIMKPKFKKLAAENDSIPFLYVDAEKLPESRKLAKVDNLPTFAIFRNGELVNQVQSNQAESLINLFNEL; encoded by the coding sequence ATGTACACAGAATTAACAGAAGATACACTGCAGAACATCGTAAATGACAATGAAAAGGTAGTGGTACAGTATGGTGCTACCTGGTGTGGGAACTGCAGGATTATGAAGCCGAAATTCAAAAAACTGGCTGCAGAGAACGACAGCATTCCGTTTTTATATGTTGACGCTGAAAAACTGCCTGAAAGCAGGAAGCTGGCCAAGGTGGATAACCTGCCTACGTTTGCCATCTTCAGGAACGGTGAGCTGGTTAACCAGGTGCAGAGCAACCAGGCGGAAAGTTTAATCAACCTATTCAACGAATTATAG
- a CDS encoding peroxiredoxin: MSLVGKKFPSLTVDAMSEMGDDLRINIFEEATSNQQKVLLFWYPKDFTFVCPTELHAFQEALGEFEKRNTKVIGASCDTNEVHFAWLNTPKDNGGIEGVTYPLLADTHRQLANALGIVDQDFEYDEEGNETFTGSNVTYRATYLIDETGKIFHESVNDMPLGRNVKEYVRLIDAYTHVQKHGEVCPANWEEGKDAMKADRSSTAEYLAKN; the protein is encoded by the coding sequence ATGTCTTTAGTAGGAAAAAAATTCCCGAGTTTAACAGTAGATGCGATGTCTGAAATGGGTGATGATCTTAGAATCAACATCTTTGAAGAAGCTACTTCCAACCAGCAGAAAGTTTTGTTATTCTGGTACCCGAAAGATTTCACTTTCGTATGCCCTACGGAACTTCATGCTTTCCAGGAGGCTTTAGGTGAGTTTGAAAAAAGAAACACTAAAGTAATCGGTGCTTCATGCGATACCAACGAAGTACACTTCGCATGGCTGAACACCCCAAAAGATAACGGAGGGATCGAAGGGGTTACGTATCCTCTTTTAGCGGATACCCACAGACAACTAGCCAATGCTTTAGGTATTGTAGATCAGGATTTCGAGTACGATGAAGAAGGAAACGAAACATTTACAGGATCTAATGTTACTTACAGAGCAACATACCTGATTGACGAAACAGGAAAAATCTTCCATGAGTCTGTAAACGATATGCCGTTGGGAAGAAATGTAAAAGAATATGTAAGGCTGATCGATGCGTACACACACGTACAGAAGCATGGAGAAGTTTGCCCTGCAAACTGGGAAGAAGGAAAAGATGCCATGAAAGCAGACCGTTCTTCTACCGCCGAGTATTTAGCGAAAAACTAG
- a CDS encoding M16 family metallopeptidase, which yields MNILKRITIVSSIAAASFCGYAYGQDFQWKEATSNGYTYRYVTNDPTAARYYKLKNGLTVILSPTRKDPRIQVYVATKAGSKTDPADHTGLAHYLEHMLFKGTDQFGSKDWSKEKPLLDRIDGLYEQYNQTKDEAKRKEIYKEIDKVSGEAAKYAIANEYDKMMAGMGADGTNAFTSFEQTVYTEDIPANVVDKFLAVQAERFRQPVLRLFHTELEAVYEEKNRSLDDDGDKVFEVMFANLFPNNNYGKQTTIGTIEHLKNPSLKAIRDYFNNYYVPNNMGVIMSGDFNPDEMIAKVDKAFSYMKPKAIPAYNIGQEKNITAPVVKEVVGPNPENIMLGFRFPGATTRDARMLNLVGNMLTNGQAGLIDLDLVKKQKLLSAYASPYTLKDYSVLLLQGRPTEGQSLDEVKTLLLQEIDKLRKGEFSEDLIQSIVNNEKKSLIEKSEKYSSRAGILMDEFTSDIDHRTALEYIEEISKITKKDIMDFAAKYLQDNNYVAVYKRKGEDKNIVKVDKPTITPVSVNREDQSPFLKKIDAMPENTIAPVWLNYDKDIAKNKLGSIDVLSVKNTDNDLFRLYYHFDSGKWNNKILPLAAEYLQYLGTKDKSSETISKDFYRLASSFRVGAGNEETYVTLEGLNENFSQTLSLFEDLIKNCQADQAALDAYKTRLKKARANAKQNKGTIMAGLRSYAQYGPQNPFNNVLSDAELDALKAEDLIKVLHDLFSYQHKVLYYGPKTGNELTASLKLIHVLPAKLKELPKAKTFVQIPTDNNKVLFAHYDMVQAEIFWVRNSDPYNVSITPTVSLFNNYFGGGMGSIVFQTIRESKALAYSTYSYFSLPSKKEDKDMVMAYVGTQADKFNESTTAMNELLTDLPKSDQLFETAKSGLRKNIASERITQDGIIFNYLRAQKLGNNSDIRKTVYETAPKLSFADIQSFHDKEMKGRNYTYCIVASQDKVNDTEMKKLGDVKKLNLTEIFGY from the coding sequence ATGAACATTTTAAAAAGAATAACCATTGTCTCCAGCATTGCTGCTGCGAGCTTCTGCGGGTATGCTTACGGGCAGGATTTCCAGTGGAAAGAAGCCACTTCCAACGGATATACCTACCGTTATGTCACCAATGACCCTACCGCTGCAAGATATTACAAACTCAAAAACGGACTGACCGTCATCCTCAGCCCAACCAGGAAAGACCCAAGGATACAGGTTTACGTAGCAACCAAAGCAGGAAGCAAGACCGACCCTGCCGACCATACCGGACTGGCCCATTACCTGGAACATATGCTTTTCAAAGGCACAGACCAGTTCGGATCTAAAGACTGGTCTAAAGAAAAGCCTCTGCTTGACCGTATCGACGGGCTGTACGAACAGTACAACCAAACTAAGGACGAAGCCAAAAGAAAGGAAATTTACAAGGAAATCGATAAAGTATCCGGAGAAGCGGCGAAATATGCGATTGCCAATGAATACGACAAAATGATGGCCGGTATGGGTGCCGATGGTACCAATGCCTTTACTTCATTTGAGCAGACCGTTTATACCGAGGATATTCCGGCCAATGTGGTGGATAAATTCCTCGCCGTTCAGGCGGAACGTTTCAGGCAGCCCGTCCTGAGGCTTTTCCATACCGAGCTTGAAGCGGTATACGAAGAGAAAAACAGATCCCTTGATGATGATGGGGACAAAGTATTTGAAGTAATGTTCGCCAACCTGTTCCCGAATAACAATTACGGTAAGCAGACGACCATCGGAACCATCGAGCACCTTAAAAACCCGTCACTGAAAGCCATCAGAGACTATTTCAATAATTATTACGTTCCTAATAATATGGGAGTCATCATGTCGGGAGATTTCAATCCGGACGAAATGATTGCCAAAGTGGACAAAGCTTTCTCTTACATGAAGCCTAAAGCCATTCCTGCCTACAACATTGGTCAGGAAAAAAATATTACAGCACCCGTTGTTAAGGAAGTTGTAGGACCGAATCCTGAGAATATCATGCTCGGATTCCGTTTTCCGGGCGCTACTACCAGGGATGCCAGAATGCTGAACCTGGTAGGCAATATGCTCACCAATGGCCAGGCAGGTCTTATCGACCTGGATCTGGTCAAAAAACAGAAACTGTTGTCTGCCTACGCCTCTCCATATACTCTGAAGGATTATTCCGTTCTTCTGCTTCAGGGAAGGCCTACGGAAGGCCAGTCACTGGATGAAGTGAAGACTTTATTGCTACAGGAGATCGATAAATTAAGGAAAGGGGAGTTTTCAGAAGACCTGATCCAGTCGATCGTTAATAATGAAAAGAAAAGCCTGATTGAAAAGAGTGAAAAATATTCTTCCAGAGCAGGTATCCTTATGGATGAATTCACATCCGATATCGATCACAGAACGGCCCTGGAATATATTGAAGAGATTTCCAAAATCACCAAGAAGGATATTATGGACTTTGCGGCGAAATACCTTCAGGACAATAATTATGTAGCGGTATACAAGCGTAAAGGCGAAGACAAAAACATTGTGAAGGTGGACAAACCTACAATCACTCCTGTTTCCGTAAACAGGGAAGACCAGTCGCCATTCCTGAAAAAGATCGATGCCATGCCTGAAAACACCATTGCGCCGGTATGGCTGAATTATGACAAGGATATTGCTAAAAACAAGCTGGGCAGCATTGACGTGCTTTCGGTAAAGAATACGGATAACGACCTGTTCAGGCTGTATTATCATTTCGATTCCGGTAAATGGAACAACAAAATCCTTCCGTTGGCGGCTGAATACCTGCAGTATTTGGGAACAAAAGACAAATCATCAGAAACTATCAGCAAGGATTTCTACAGGCTTGCCTCAAGCTTCAGGGTAGGTGCAGGGAATGAAGAAACCTATGTGACCCTGGAAGGGCTTAATGAAAACTTCAGCCAGACCCTTTCCCTTTTTGAGGATCTGATTAAAAACTGCCAGGCTGACCAGGCCGCGCTGGATGCCTACAAAACAAGGCTGAAAAAAGCCCGTGCCAATGCCAAGCAGAATAAAGGGACCATCATGGCCGGACTGAGAAGCTATGCACAGTACGGGCCACAAAACCCTTTCAATAATGTTTTAAGCGATGCAGAACTGGATGCCCTGAAAGCAGAAGACCTGATCAAAGTTCTTCATGACCTTTTCAGCTATCAGCATAAAGTGTTGTATTACGGGCCGAAAACAGGAAATGAACTGACAGCTTCCCTCAAACTGATCCATGTCCTGCCTGCGAAGCTGAAAGAGCTGCCGAAAGCCAAAACATTCGTACAGATTCCTACGGATAACAACAAAGTACTGTTTGCGCATTATGATATGGTACAGGCAGAGATCTTCTGGGTTAGGAACTCCGATCCGTACAATGTGTCCATCACGCCGACCGTAAGCTTATTTAACAATTATTTCGGTGGCGGAATGGGTTCTATCGTATTCCAGACCATCCGGGAATCCAAGGCACTGGCCTACTCTACCTATTCCTACTTCTCGCTCCCAAGCAAAAAAGAAGATAAGGATATGGTGATGGCCTATGTAGGGACACAGGCAGATAAGTTCAACGAATCCACTACTGCGATGAATGAGTTATTGACTGACCTTCCTAAATCTGATCAGCTGTTTGAAACGGCCAAAAGCGGATTGAGAAAGAACATCGCTTCAGAAAGGATTACGCAGGACGGTATTATTTTCAACTATCTCAGAGCACAGAAGCTCGGCAACAATTCCGACATCAGGAAAACAGTGTATGAGACAGCTCCAAAGCTGAGCTTTGCCGATATCCAAAGCTTCCATGACAAGGAGATGAAAGGCAGGAATTACACCTACTGTATCGTAGCCTCTCAGGATAAAGTGAATGACACTGAAATGAAGAAGCTGGGTGACGTGAAAAAGCTGAACCTGACCGAAATTTTCGGATACTAA
- a CDS encoding pyridoxal phosphate-dependent aminotransferase, with product MNKLSDRVNRLGYSQTFVMSNRAREMKASGVDVISLTLGEPDFDVPDPIKQAAFDAINENYSHYSPVPGFLELREAISEKLKRDNKLDYKPSQICVSNGAKQAILNVLAALINDGDEVLLPAPYWVSYDEMVKMMGGTSTLLPTSYVTDFKITAEQLENAITDKTKVILFSSPCNPSGGYYTYDELWSLARVIAKYPQVTVISDEIYEFINYETKTTSIAQFPEVYEQTAVINGMSKAFAMTGWRIGYSACPEWLAKACEKIQGQMTSGANTVAQRASITALKADPSEYRYMIDAFKSRRDLVYGLMKEIPGFKVLLPKAAFYFFPDISHYIGKTLNGVEIKDSDDFAMFILEHAHVGCVGGVSFGSPECIRFSYAASEEELKEAMRRIKTLLDQFN from the coding sequence ATGAACAAACTTTCAGACCGGGTAAACAGACTGGGGTATTCGCAGACTTTCGTGATGTCTAACAGAGCCAGAGAAATGAAGGCCAGCGGAGTAGATGTAATCAGCCTCACTTTGGGAGAACCCGATTTCGATGTACCGGACCCTATCAAACAGGCCGCATTTGATGCCATCAATGAAAATTACAGCCATTATTCTCCCGTTCCGGGGTTCCTGGAGCTCAGGGAAGCTATTTCTGAAAAACTGAAAAGGGATAATAAGCTCGATTATAAACCTTCACAGATCTGCGTATCCAACGGAGCCAAACAGGCGATCCTGAATGTCCTTGCCGCACTGATCAACGACGGTGACGAAGTCCTGCTTCCTGCTCCTTATTGGGTAAGTTATGACGAAATGGTGAAAATGATGGGCGGAACCTCTACCCTGTTGCCCACCTCATATGTAACCGATTTTAAAATTACGGCGGAACAGCTGGAAAATGCTATCACAGATAAGACCAAGGTCATTCTGTTCAGCTCACCCTGCAACCCTTCCGGAGGATACTATACCTATGATGAATTATGGTCACTGGCCAGAGTAATCGCCAAATATCCGCAGGTAACCGTGATTTCCGATGAAATCTATGAGTTCATCAATTATGAAACTAAAACCACCTCTATCGCCCAGTTCCCGGAAGTTTATGAACAGACTGCCGTGATCAACGGTATGTCCAAGGCATTTGCCATGACCGGCTGGAGGATCGGGTATTCTGCCTGTCCTGAATGGCTGGCAAAAGCATGTGAAAAAATCCAGGGACAGATGACCAGCGGTGCCAATACCGTAGCGCAGAGAGCCTCAATCACAGCTTTAAAAGCGGATCCTTCGGAATACAGGTATATGATCGATGCCTTTAAATCCAGAAGGGACCTTGTGTATGGTCTGATGAAGGAAATTCCCGGCTTTAAGGTCTTATTGCCTAAAGCGGCATTCTATTTCTTCCCGGATATCTCCCACTATATCGGAAAAACACTGAACGGCGTTGAAATCAAAGATTCCGATGACTTTGCCATGTTTATCCTGGAGCATGCCCACGTTGGCTGCGTAGGCGGGGTTTCTTTCGGAAGCCCGGAATGCATCCGGTTTTCTTATGCCGCTTCTGAAGAGGAGCTGAAAGAGGCCATGAGGAGAATCAAAACACTGCTTGATCAGTTTAATTAA
- a CDS encoding GLPGLI family protein, producing MYKILFLFLFSCVSAQHYRFVYEYTMKPDIHKKDSTVTDYMNLDTDGRASYFYNAAKYERDSVYQADKSYAKLLAAKTFDQNLGYIIKKEYSGKAITLYDRFKTASLSVPGLEAPAWKIRKEFRTINNIHCQKAMAQYKGREWEAWFSKEYPVSDGPYTFTGLPGIVVRAQDTEKDHVFNLIQIRKVPAVFSMLPKPGKKVSLAEYRKIMNGFTFSNEDVEGVNINKETGNADLQLKGGYTAKFGLDEMKKVKNMDAEIARRLRRTNNPIEKD from the coding sequence ATGTATAAAATCTTATTCCTTTTCCTGTTCTCTTGTGTTTCTGCCCAGCATTACCGTTTTGTGTACGAGTATACCATGAAGCCGGACATTCATAAAAAGGATTCAACAGTCACCGACTATATGAACCTGGACACGGACGGCAGAGCCTCCTACTTTTATAATGCGGCCAAATATGAACGCGATTCCGTGTATCAGGCAGATAAAAGCTATGCAAAGCTGCTTGCCGCCAAAACATTTGACCAGAACCTCGGTTATATTATCAAAAAAGAGTATTCCGGTAAAGCTATTACCTTATATGACCGGTTCAAAACAGCCAGCCTTTCCGTTCCCGGTCTTGAAGCTCCGGCATGGAAAATAAGGAAGGAATTCAGGACTATTAATAACATACATTGCCAGAAAGCAATGGCACAGTATAAAGGAAGGGAATGGGAAGCCTGGTTCAGCAAAGAATATCCTGTAAGCGATGGGCCTTATACCTTTACTGGCCTTCCTGGTATTGTGGTGCGGGCTCAGGATACTGAAAAAGACCATGTCTTTAACCTCATTCAGATCAGGAAGGTTCCGGCTGTATTTTCCATGCTTCCGAAGCCAGGCAAAAAAGTATCTCTGGCTGAATACAGGAAGATCATGAACGGTTTTACCTTTAGCAACGAAGATGTCGAAGGGGTGAATATCAATAAAGAAACCGGCAATGCAGACCTTCAGCTCAAGGGTGGCTACACTGCAAAGTTCGGGCTTGATGAAATGAAAAAGGTTAAAAATATGGATGCCGAAATCGCAAGAAGACTGAGGAGGACCAATAACCCGATTGAAAAGGATTAA
- the rsmG gene encoding 16S rRNA (guanine(527)-N(7))-methyltransferase RsmG, translating into MPIPLVLKYFPDLTETQKEQFAGLEALYHEWNEKINVISRKDMESLYEKHVLHSLGIAKAMEFAPGTKVLDIGTGGGFPGIPLAILFPESEFTLIDSIGKKITVVQAVAEGVGLTNVTAIHGRAEKVKEKFHFVVSRAVTQMPEFLRWLKGKFEKEQFNTRHNGVLYLKGGDLAEELAGIRCEIISLKNYFEEEFFETKKVVYLSKGNFNS; encoded by the coding sequence ATGCCTATACCGTTAGTATTAAAATATTTCCCGGATCTTACAGAAACCCAGAAAGAACAGTTCGCCGGACTGGAAGCGCTGTATCACGAATGGAATGAAAAGATCAATGTCATCTCCAGAAAAGATATGGAATCCCTGTACGAGAAGCATGTGCTGCATTCGCTGGGCATTGCAAAAGCGATGGAATTCGCTCCCGGCACTAAGGTCCTGGATATCGGAACAGGAGGAGGTTTTCCGGGGATTCCGCTGGCCATCCTTTTTCCGGAATCTGAATTTACACTAATCGATTCCATTGGTAAAAAGATCACAGTGGTACAGGCAGTAGCTGAAGGAGTAGGGCTTACCAATGTTACGGCTATCCACGGAAGGGCTGAGAAAGTGAAGGAAAAGTTCCATTTTGTAGTCAGCAGAGCGGTAACCCAGATGCCGGAATTCCTGCGCTGGCTGAAAGGGAAATTTGAAAAAGAACAGTTTAATACGAGGCATAACGGAGTGCTCTACCTGAAAGGAGGAGATCTTGCAGAAGAACTGGCCGGAATCCGATGTGAAATCATCAGCCTTAAAAATTATTTTGAAGAAGAATTTTTTGAAACCAAAAAAGTAGTTTATCTTTCAAAAGGCAATTTTAATTCTTAA
- a CDS encoding DUF922 domain-containing protein, which translates to MKWIFLVPFLISGSLFSQKIIWQENNRLKWENFKSKINNQQGDNVVAYTHCGWEYSVVKSTNPKIPVRIKVTTIFNEDQSWKDVKRINDYVLLHEQKHFDIAEIHARKLRKEIAERIKTSGDYNKYFQAIYNRVLNDYRKFQAAYDRETRHGMNEEKQAEYNRVVSEALETLKSYAAS; encoded by the coding sequence ATGAAGTGGATTTTTTTAGTTCCTTTCCTGATATCCGGCAGCTTGTTCAGCCAGAAAATCATCTGGCAGGAAAATAACAGGCTGAAATGGGAAAATTTCAAAAGTAAAATCAACAACCAACAGGGCGATAATGTGGTTGCCTATACCCATTGTGGCTGGGAATATTCTGTGGTTAAATCCACTAATCCGAAAATTCCGGTAAGGATCAAAGTGACGACCATCTTCAACGAAGACCAGTCCTGGAAAGATGTTAAGCGCATCAACGATTATGTGCTCCTGCATGAGCAGAAACATTTTGATATTGCGGAAATCCATGCCCGTAAACTCAGGAAAGAAATTGCAGAAAGAATTAAAACTTCCGGAGATTACAATAAGTATTTCCAGGCGATATACAACAGGGTCCTGAACGATTACCGGAAATTCCAGGCTGCCTATGACCGGGAAACCCGCCATGGCATGAACGAAGAAAAGCAGGCAGAATATAACCGGGTAGTCAGCGAAGCGCTGGAAACCCTGAAAAGCTATGCCGCCTCTTGA